Proteins encoded together in one Festucalex cinctus isolate MCC-2025b chromosome 8, RoL_Fcin_1.0, whole genome shotgun sequence window:
- the LOC144023586 gene encoding uncharacterized protein LOC144023586 yields MAIIFPRDFTGVPIEVNTLALVVPDHSQSLLLIGTNTLDVLFDIYSEAASHEPLPYGYRAVFKIIQLRRKQARNNHQGVVKMQGRNQQVIPAGETVVVEGVALAGSCENEKSVVVEYPSSSPLPGGLLVRTSLVEFPQLRPHKLSVVISNESDHDVVLPTRCTIAEISSYQSILLKEHSTSKRSQTLQESPLSDIQSSQGSALRFNFNDSPIPSEWKERITQQLNNMPDVFAHHDLDFGRTDEVKHCITLSDNTPFKQRARPIHPQDMDAVRKHLQELLTAGVIRESESPFSSPIVVVRKKNGQVRLCIDYRRLNLQTIKDAYNLPKLEDTFSALHGSQWFSVLDLKSGYYQIEVEEADKPKTAFVCPLGFWEFNRMPQGVTNAPSTFQRLMERCMGDMHLKVALVFLDDIIVFSKTLEEHEERLMKVLTRLREYGLKLSPEKCVFFQTSVRYLGHVVSRNGVETDPEKISALKTWPVPQTLQQLKSFLGFAGYYRRFVKGYSAIVKPLHQLTSGYPPLHKKSKPKSTKPNQEAAEYYNPKEAFGNRWSPDCQQAFDTVIQSLTTAPVLAFADPQKPYILHTDASTTGLGAVLYQEQEGQLRVISYASRGLSRSENRYPAHKLEFLALKWSVTEKFSDYLYGNNFTVVTDSNPLTYILTSAKLDATSYRWLAALSTFSFQLLYRPGKQNGDADGLSRRPHGALSDDVKSQKERERIRQFTQDHLSDPKEFNAVHQSVVQAICERQLVYSVNPAEDEDGIALVESFAISTSAVSDSYGQENQLEGLPAIPHLTEKELADKQRADQCIKHVIVQIEQGFTPPPTLRSQLPELPLLLRELNRLQLLNNVLYRQRQTGDRVLVRNVRLRGKHKISDKWETVVHVVVKRAGTLPVYTIKPENDDGPNNTDNSPFDGDTLKEPTSETHSSGNSSPESEHPGESNNLPDGKDKDSRDDQLLVPSEVSQSDNRGDITSEDLEEEEHDGPVEVDTTTEGTVERLCTSDSTRRSERNRQPPKRLDYTELGKPIVSVVKSFLQGLTTAWADVIRENENPEFSPVKPPRVITI; encoded by the exons ATGGCCATAATTTTTCCCAGAGACTTCACTGGGGTGCCAATAGAAGTAAACACACTCGCATTGGTCGTCCCTGATCATTCACAGTCACTCCTGCTGATTGGCACAAACACCCTAGATGTACTTTTTGACATCTACTCAGAAGCCGCATCTCATGAGCCCCTTCCCTATGGCTACCGTGCAGTCTTCAAAATCATCCAGTTAAGACGAAAGCAGGCCAGGAACAACCACCAGGGTGTTGTGAAAATGCAAGGCCGGAACCAACAAGTCATCCCAGCTGGTGAAACTGTGGTGGTGGAGGGTGTAGCTCTGGCCGGCAGCTGTGAGAATGAGAAATCAGTTGTGGTCGAGTATCCTTCATCATCCCCCTTGCCTGGTGGTCTGCTGGTAAGAACTAGTCTCGTTGAATTTCCCCAACTACGGCCCCACAAGCTGTCTGTAGTTATAAGCAATGAGTCTgaccatgatgttgtccttcCTACAAGGTGTACCATAGCAGAGATCAGTTCATACCAGAGCATCCTGCTGAAAGAACACAGCACCTCCAAGAGATCACAAACCCTGCAAGAGTCTCCACTCTCAGACATTCAGTCATCCCAAGGGTCCGCCTTGCGCTTCAATTTCAATGACTCCCCAATTCCGTCTGAGTGGAAAGAACGCATCACTCAACAGCTTAACAACATGCCTGACGTGTTTGCGCATCACGACTTGGACTTTGGCCGCACTGATGAGGTGAAACACTGCATAACACTCTCAGATAACACGCCCTTCAAACAGCGTGCTCGTCCAATCCACCCACAGGACATGGATGCTGTCCGAAAACACCTCCAAGAGCTCCTTACTGCAGGAGTCATCAGAGAGTCAGAATCGCCATTTTCGTCACCTATAGTGGTGGTCAGGAAAAAGAATGGCCAGGTCCGGTTGTGCATCGATTATAGACGTCTGAACCTTCAAACTATAAAAGATGCATATAACCTCCCAAAGCTTGAAGACACTTTCTCAGCACTCCATGGCTCACAGTGGTTCTCTGTCCTAGACTTGAAGTCAGGGTATTATCAGATTGAAGTGGAGGAGGCGGATAAACCCAAAACAGCTTTTGTCTGTCCTCTCGGCTTCTGGGAGTTTAATCGCATGCCTCAAGGAGTGACAAATGCGCCAAGCACCTTTCAAAGGCTGATGGAGAGGTGCATGGGAGACATGCATTTGAAAGTGGCACTGGTCTTCCTTGATGATATCATCGTGTTCTCAAAGACTCTTGAAGAGCATGAGGAGCGGCTAATGAAGGTGCTGACTCGCCTCCGAGAGTATGGCTTAAAACTATCACCAGAGAAATGTGTTTTCTTCCAGACGTCAGTCCGCTATCTGGGGCATGTAGTCTCTCGAAATGGTGTTGAAACCGATCCCGAGAAGATTTCAGCTCTTAAGACGTGGCCTGTTCCCCAAACTCTGCAACAGCTGAAATCCTTTCTCGGTTTTGCTGGCTACTATAGGAGGTTTGTGAAGGGCTACTCTGCCATAGTGAAGCCTCTTCATCAATTAACCTCAGGCTACCCACCTCTTCATAAGAAATCAAAACCAAAATCAACAAAACCAAATCAGGAAGCAGCTGAATACTACAACCCAAAGGAAGCCTTTGGAAATCGCTGGTCGCCTGACTGTCAACAAGCCTTCGACACAGTCATCCAAAGTCTGACAACAGCACCTGTGCTAGCTTTCGCTGATCCCCAGAAACCTTATATACTGCACACTGATGCTAGTACCACTGGTCTCGGTGCTGTTTTATATCAAGAACAGGAGGGCCAACTCCGGGTCATAAGCTACGCGAGTCGGGGTTTGTCAAGAAGTGAGAACCGCTATCCAGCACACAAATTAGAATTCTTGGCACTCAAATGGTCGGTGACTGAGAAGTTCAGCGATTACCTGTACGGCAACAACTTCACCGTTGTAACAGATAGTAATCCGCTGACGTATATACTGACCTCAGCAAAACTTGATGCAACCAGCTACAGATGGTTGGCAGCCTTATCCACTTTTTCATTTCAACTCCTCTATCGTCcaggaaaacaaaatggcgATGCGGATGGACTTTCTCGCAGACCGCATGGAGCACTGTCAGATGATGTCAAATctcaaaaagagagagagcgcaTACGACAGTTCACCCAAGATCACCTGTCTGATCCAAAAGAATTTAATGCAGTACATCAGTCTGTAGTCCAAGCAATTTGTGAGAGACAGCTCGTCTACAGTGTCAATCCTGCTGAGGATGAAGATGGCATTGCTTTGGTTGAAAGTTTTGCCATATCCACGAGTGCTGTGTCCGACAGCTATGGGCAGGAAAATCAGCTTGAAGGGCTTCCAGCTATTCCACATCTGACTGAGAAAGAACTAGCTGACAAACAAAGAGCTGATCAATGTATAAAACATGTCATCGTCCAGATCGAGCAAGGGTTCACTCCACCTCCTACCTTGCGGAGCCAACTTCCTGAGCTTCCACTCTTGCTTAGAGAGCTGAATCGCCTTCAACTTCTCAACAATGTCCTGTACAGGCAACGCCAA ACTGGAGATCGAGTGCTAGTCAGGAATGTTCGCTTACGAGGCAAACACAAGATTTCAGATAAATGGGAAACCGTTGTTCATGTGGTAGTGAAGCGAGCAGGCACTCTCCCAGTTTACACCATCAAACCTGAAAATGATGATGGCCCT AATAACACTGATAATTCACCTTTTGATGGAGACACATTAAAGGAACCGACGAGTGAAACGCACTCGAGTGGAAATAGCTCACCTGAGAGTGAACACCCTGGAGAGTCCAATAACTTACCTGATGGCAAAGACAAAGACAGCCGTGATGACCAGCTCCTAGTACCATCGGAAGTCTCACAAAGTGACAATAGAGGAGATATTACAAGTGAAGACCTTGAGGAGGAGGAACATGATGGACCAGTGGAAGTGGACACCACTACAGAGGGAACTGTGGAACGACTGTGCACTTCTGATTCTACGAGGAGATCTGAGAGAAACAGACAACCACCAAAACGTCTCGACTATACTGAATTGGGGAAGCCTATAGTATCTGTAGTGAAGTCATTCCTGCAAGGGCTAACCACAGCTTGGGCTGATGTTATAAGGGAGAATGAGAATCCTGAGTTTTCCCCTGTTAAGCCCCCTCGAGTTATAACCATCTAG